GGACACCAGAAAGAGATTTGCTCCCAATGGCCAAAGCCTTTGATTTAGCTATCACACCGTGGTCGCCGTTAGCTGGTGGGGTATTAACAGGTAAGTATAATCAGCCTGTGCAACCAGGAGAAGAACAAGGCAGACTGACAAACACAGGTATGGGAACAGTATCAGAACGTAGTTTAGCGATCGCTGAGGTAGTGAGTCAAGTTGCGAGTGAAGTCGGTCGTTCACCTTCCCAAGTTGCATTAGCTTGGTTACGCGCCCAAAGTGGTGTAGTTATCCCCATCGTTGGCGCACGCAAACTCAGTCAATTTCAAGATAACTTGGCTTGTTTAGATCTCAGCTTATCACCAGAACATCTGCAACGTCTGAATGAAGTCAGTCAAATTGAACTTGGTTTTCCTCATGACTTTTTGCAGAATGATATGATCCGCGATCGCCTTTTTGGTGGTACATTCTCTGCGATTGACAATCATCACCTGTGAATCACCAAAAAACTGCTGAGTTAGGCATAAATACGCCTCTCAATACTACTGAGTCAGCATTATCAAGAATAATCAAGACAATAATTCATTTATGGCGAAAAACCATCTGTCTTCAGGAAGTTTTGTAAACTCAGCGACTTTTGTAGACTCATTGTGTCGATCAAAAAAAACGTGGAACCATGAGCGACAATAAGCAGACATCCCGCCTTTACCCTACTCGGATTGATATTCCAGCCGAAGCCCGTTCTCAAATCGTAGCCATTCTCAATCAAACATTAGCAGCTACTTTAGATTTGAAAACCCAGGCGAAGCAAGCCCACTGGAACGTTAAAGGTACTGACTTTTATCAGTTGCATGAATTGTTTGATGAGATTGCTGGCGAATTAGAAGAATACGTTGATATGGTTGCTGAACGTGTCACTGCTTTAGGTGGCTACGCTTTCGGAACCGCTAGACTCGCTGCTAGTAACTCCATCTTGCCAGAATATCCCCTCGATATATTAGATGGCAAAAACCATGTAACAGCATTAGCAGACCGTTTTGCAGCTTATGGTAAACATATCCGAGAAGCGATCGCTAAAACCAACGACTTAGGTGATGCTGATACTGCTGACCTTTACACCGAAATTTCTCGCACCATTGACAAACGACTTTGGTTCTTAGAAGCTCATCTACAAGTAGCTGAAATCAAAGCTGAGAATGGCTCAGTTGCTGCTAAAACACCCGCTACTGTGAGATAAATACTTTTCCCATCTCCCATAGCAGTTATAAATGGTTTGTGAACTACAAGATACCCGACTTCTCAAAGAAGTCGGGTATCTAAGCTTTAGACTTTAGTATCTTTTTAGTAAGTACGCCACTTTTTAGTGCGTACTTTTCATTTTATAGGTAGATATTCTAATATTTAAATAAGTCGCAAGCAAGCTAGATAAATAAAAGTTCCTTCTTTAGTTAGTATTTGATTGACAATTAAAATCTAGCGCATCAACTTGATAATTATGTAATTTATGCCCTGCGATCGCTATCATATTGCTGCACAAAAAAATATTAGTTATTAACATTCCCAAAACCAAATTAACTGAGGTGAATTTATGTCTCAAAATACAATTAACTATCTAATTCATGATAGAAATAATCGCGGTCGTAGCCAAATTGGTTGGCTCGATAGCTACCATACATTTTCCTTCAGTCATTTTTACGATCCCAATCGGATGGGGTTCCGTTCTTTAAGAGTGATTAACGACGATCGCGTCGCGCCTGGTGCGGGTTTTCCTACCCACGGCCACCGAGATATGGAAATTCTCACTTATGTGCTATCTGGTGCAGTCGAGCATAAAGATAGTTTAGGTACAGGTTCAGTCATTCGTCCTGGTGATGCTCAAATTATGAGTGCAGGTACAGGTATCATGCACAGTGAGTTTAACCCCTCACCCACTGAACCACTGCACCTACTGCAAATCTGGATTTTACCTGATGAACAAGGCTTGGCTCCCAGATATGAACAAAAAACATTTCCCCTAGAAGAAAAGCAAGGAAAATTACGCTTAATCGCTGCTAAAGATGGCCGCGATGGTGCGGTAACAATTCATCAAGATGTTGA
This window of the Nostoc sp. HK-01 genome carries:
- a CDS encoding pirin domain-containing protein, whose product is MSQNTINYLIHDRNNRGRSQIGWLDSYHTFSFSHFYDPNRMGFRSLRVINDDRVAPGAGFPTHGHRDMEILTYVLSGAVEHKDSLGTGSVIRPGDAQIMSAGTGIMHSEFNPSPTEPLHLLQIWILPDEQGLAPRYEQKTFPLEEKQGKLRLIAAKDGRDGAVTIHQDVDLYVSVLESGDVVNYHLKRDRYAWLQIAQGVATLNGEELRAGDGVQISGAEQLEISSDVGAEILLFDLG
- a CDS encoding ferritin Dps family protein; its protein translation is MSDNKQTSRLYPTRIDIPAEARSQIVAILNQTLAATLDLKTQAKQAHWNVKGTDFYQLHELFDEIAGELEEYVDMVAERVTALGGYAFGTARLAASNSILPEYPLDILDGKNHVTALADRFAAYGKHIREAIAKTNDLGDADTADLYTEISRTIDKRLWFLEAHLQVAEIKAENGSVAAKTPATVR